A region from the Microcebus murinus isolate Inina chromosome 27, M.murinus_Inina_mat1.0, whole genome shotgun sequence genome encodes:
- the S1PR2 gene encoding sphingosine 1-phosphate receptor 2, translating into MGSFYSEYLNSSKVLEHYTYTKETLETQETPSRQVASAFIIILCCAIVVENLLVLIAVARNSKFHSAMYLFLGNLAASDLLAGVAFVANTLLSGPVTLGLTPVQWFAREGSAFITLSASVFSLLAIAIERHVAIAKVKPYGSDKSCRMLLLIGASWVISLVLGGLPILGWNCLGQLEACSTVLPLYAKHYVLCVVTIFSVILLAIVALYVRIYCVVRSSHAEMAGSQTLALLKTVTIVLGVFIVCWLPAFSILLLDYACPVRSCPVLYKAHYFFAFATLNSLLNPVIYTWRSRDLRREVLRPLRCWQRAAGVQGRRGGTPGHHLLPLRSSSSLERGTHMPTSPTFLEGNTVV; encoded by the coding sequence ATGGGCAGCTTTTACTCGGAATACCTGAACTCCAGCAAGGTCCTGGAGCACTACACGTACACCAAAGAGACGCTGGAAACACAGGAGACACCCTCCCGGCAGGTGGCCTCGGCCTTCATCATCATCCTGTGCTGCGCCATCGTGGTGGAAAACTTGCTAGTGCTCATAGCCGTGGCACGCAACAGCAAGTTCCACTCGGCCATGTACCTGTTCCTGGGCAACCTGGCCGCCTCCGATCTCCTGGCCGGCGTGGCCTTCGTGGCCAACACCTTGCTGTCCGGCCCCGTCACGCTGGGGCTGACGCCCGTGCAGTGGTTCGCCCGGGAGGGCTCCGCCTTCATCACGCTCTCTGCCTCCGTCTTCAGCCTCCTGGCCATCGCCATCGAGAGGCACGTGGCCATCGCCAAGGTCAAGCCTTACGGCAGCGACAAGAGCTGCCGCATGCTGCTGCTCATTGGCGCCTCGTGGGTCATCTCGCTGGTTCTTGGTGGCCTGCCCATCCTTGGCTGGAACTGCCTGGGCCAGCTCGAGGCGTGTTCCACCGTCCTGCCTCTGTACGCCAAGCACTACGTGCTGTGCGTGGTGACCATCTTCTCCGTCATCCTGCTGGCCATCGTGGCCCTGTACGTCCGGATCTACTGCGTGGTCCGCTCCAGCCACGCCGAAATGGCCGGATCACAGACGCTGGCCCTGCTCAAGACGGTCACCATCGTGCTTGGCGTGTTCATCGTGTGCTGGCTGCCAGCTTTCAGCATCCTCCTCTTGGACTACGCCTGCCCCGTGCGCTCCTGCCCCGTCCTTTACAAAGCCCACTACTTCTTCGCCTTCGCCACGCTCAACTCGCTGCTCAACCCCGTCATCTACACGTGGCGCAGCCGGGACCTGCGGCGGGAGGTGCTGCGGCCGCTGCGGTGCTGGCAGCGGGCGGCAGGGGTGCAAGGGCGGCGGGGTGGCACCCCGGGCCACCACCTCCTGCCGCTGCGCAGCTCCAGCTCGCTGGAGAGGGGCACGCACATGCCCACGTCCCCCACATTCCTGGAGGGCAACACGGTGGTCTGA